In Diabrotica undecimpunctata isolate CICGRU chromosome 4, icDiaUnde3, whole genome shotgun sequence, a single genomic region encodes these proteins:
- the LOC140438789 gene encoding uncharacterized protein: protein MDHIEELDEANTEECDREEIEEKYFSTLAGLQHRMEMLQPLSHQSSSTSPRLASAKVTLPEIKIQTFSGCFSEWSAFYQLFETLIINNQELNNVQRFVYLKSFLRNEPLQLVENIQVLEENLKIALDTLQNRYENKSRVISLHIQRLFKVPSLVKTNAKALREFLVTAKQTLLALKNMNVPIEHWDLLLIEIFLQKVNFTTHRSFEYELGSKDIPTLNQFFDFLEKKFDIMEKLNSSDNNDKKVIKTHSKTVLFSSASNKNNSYSKTCVFCNNATHTIYACTKFANLFLQDKYKFVNENKLCCNCLGAKHFSQNCSSQRSCSICKKRHHTLLHNDHENSSSSSRSFQLQNHATSRNVQNTWSDGEAGLSNSVSLSESQTSQVSNVMTYLSALSIKKDVLLATALVTIYSKHGVPIHARCILDSGSQSSFVSKDLVQKLNLSPYSKRLQISTISEHSSFSNKMVDLEIFPYKRNGNGFKISCAILDNITCRLPQLSINRSKLNIPSTVTLADPTYSVPGNIDLLLASDIYSELLSDGLTRLGKGLPVLQNTHLGYIMFGSLPPYALHKGIYRSQLSPTQSNVSLFVQSTSEEDKLDNIIRQFFEVEEVTPSVKISSSEDLAEQIFTKTTQILPSGRFQVKLPLISERAHKMLDNSYNMARKRFISLENKLSKHENVYSQYKAFINEYVSLGHAKKVPLSLTNVHLENKYFLPHHSIIKEESLNTKLRVVFDGSMKSSSGYSLNDILLKGKTLQPELFDILLRFRLYTYVFTSDIQKMYRQVQIHPDHTFLQNILWRDSPEQDIECLELQTVTYGTKSASFQSTRCLMELAKTHQNNYPLASDALLTGCYVDDILYGANDTQTLLKAHNEITDCFWKMFLVSLQTLPMLFHQRMLLIRF, encoded by the coding sequence ATGGATCATATTGAGGAACTGGACGAAGCAAACACTGAAGAATGCGATagggaagaaattgaagaaaagtaCTTCTCAACTCTAGCAGGTCTTCAACATAGAATGGAGATGCTCCAACCTCTTTCACACCAGTCCAGTTCCACTTCTCCACGTTTAGCTAGTGCTAAAGTGACTCTTCCTgaaattaaaattcaaacttTCTCAGGATGCTTCTCAGAATGGAGTGCATTCTATCAGCTCTTCGAGACTTTAATTATCAACAACCAGGAACTCAACAACGTCCAGCGTTTCGTTTATCTCAAATCTTTTCTACGCAACGAACCTCTCCAGTTGGTAGAAAACATCCAAGTTTTAGAAGAAAACTTGAAAATCGCGTTAGACACTCTTCAAAATCGCTACGAAAACAAATCGCGCGTAATTAGTTTGCATATACAGCGTCTTTTCAAAGTTCCATCCTTAGTCAAAACTAATGCAAAGGCCTTACGTGAATTTTTGGTCACCGCAAAACAGACCTTACTCGCGCTAAAAAATATGAATGTACCCATCGAGCATTGGGATctcttattaatagaaatattctTGCAAAAAGTGAACTTTACCACTCACCGGTCTTTCGAATACGAGTTAGGGTCAAAAGATATTCCCACGctaaatcaattctttgattttttagaaaaaaagtttgACATTATGGAAAAGTTAAACTCCTCAGATAATAatgataaaaaagttattaaaactcACTCTAAAACGGTCCTCTTCTCTTcggcaagtaataaaaataactcgTACTCCAAAACATGCGTATTTTGTAATAATGCTACACACACTATTTATGCATGCACAAAATTTGCTAATCTTTTCTTACAGGATAAGtataaatttgttaatgaaaataaACTATGTTGCAACTGTTTAGGAGCTAAACACTTTTCTCAAAATTGTTCGTCTCAACGTTCATGTAGTATATGCAAGAAAAGGCATCACACACTCTTGCACAATGACCATGAAAATAGCTCTTCTTCTAGTAGATCTTTTCAACTACAAAATCACGCAACCTCTCGCAATGTACAAAACACTTGGTCTGATGGTGAAGCCGGTTTAAGtaattctgtctctctctctgaaTCTCAAACCTCTCAGGTCTCAAATGTGATGACTTATCTCTCTGCTCTGTCAATAAAGAAGGATGTTCTGCTGGCAACCGCTTTAGTCACTATTTATTCAAAGCATGGCGTACCCATACACGCTAGATGTATTTTAGATAGTGGATCTCAGTCGTCATTTGTCTCTAAAGATTTGGTTCAAAAATTAAATCTCTCTCCTTACAGCAAAAGGTTACAAATCTCTACTATCTCTGAACATAGTTCATTCTCGAACAAAATGGTCGATCTAGAAATTTTTCCATACAAAAGAAATGGTAATGGTTTCAAAATCTCCTGTGCTATTTTAGACAACATAACTTGTAGACTCCCCCAGTTATCCATAAACAGAAGTAAATTGAATATCCCCTCTACAGTCACTCTCGCAGATCCCACCTACTCTGTCCCTGGAAATATAGATCTTCTTCTTGCCAGTGACATATACAGCGAGTTGTTATCGGATGGTTTAACACGTTTAGGTAAAGGACTCCCTGTTCTCCAGAACACACACTTAGGGTACATTATGTTTGGTTCTTTACCTCCTTACGCACTTCACAAAGGAATTTATCGCTCACAGTTGTCCCCTACACAGTCAAATGTCTCTTTATTTGTCCAGTCCACATCTGAGGAAGATAAGCTCGATAATATAATTCGACAATTCTTCGAAGTCGAAGAAGTGACCCCCTCTGTTAAAATCTCCTCCTCTGAGGATCTGGCTGAACAAATATTCACTAAAACAACTCAAATTCTACCTTCTGGTCGGTTTCAGGTAAAGCTTCCTCTCATTTCTGAAAGAGCACATAAAATGCTGGACAATTCTTACAACATGGCTAGAAAAAGGTTTAttagtttagaaaataaactCTCAAAACACGAAAATGTATACTCTCAATATAAAGCGTTCATCAATGAATATGTTTCTCTTGGACATGCCAAAAAGGTTCCTCTTTCTCTcacaaatgtgcacttagaaaataaatactttttacctCATCACTCTATCATAAAAGAAGAATCATTAAATACCAAATTACGGGTGGTTTTTGATGGCTCCATGAAAAGTTCCAGTGGCTATTCTCTTAATGACATCCTGTTAAAAGGAAAAACTCTTCAGCCTGAACTTTTCGACATTCTCCTTCGGTTTAGATTGTATACCTATGTCTTCACTTCCGACATACaaaaaatgtacaggcaggtACAAATTCATCCTGATCACACATTCCTGCAGAATATTCTCTGGCGGGATTCTCCGGAACAGGACATCGAATGTCTTGAGCTTCAAACCGTAACTTATGGAACAAAAAGCGCAAGCTTTCAAAGTACTCGTTGTTTGATGGAATTAGCTAAAACTCATCAAAACAACTACCCATTGGCCTCCGATGCTCTCTTAACAGGCTGCTATGTAGATGACATTCTATATGGGGCCAATGACACGCAAACTCTTCTTAAGGCTCATAATGAGATAACTGACTGTTTTTGGAAAATGTTTCTAGTCTCTCTACAAACTCTGCCTATGTTATTTCACCAGAGAATGCTTCTAATAAGGTTTTAG
- the LOC140438788 gene encoding uncharacterized protein codes for MWSDSEIVLAWLRSHHSRWNQFVANRVAQIQENSSHSHWRHVKSKDNPADILSRGMMPSNILNSTLWFHGPQFLQTFDLNLSEYSPKFNSNKLPEERKVVLHTRSAQFDFFVMLSERFFSFTKYVRTIAYVLRFANNVRSGTQKLSGALEVSELQNAEMKIIKLLQNSSFSSEIADLKGNTIISNKSLLQFAPFLDKNEMLRVGGRLRYSEVTFDQKYPPLHPSKNHVVRLILKREHLRLHHAGPQNALSQVRLRYWPLNGPREIKRIVHECHVCFKFNAKPLAQIMSDLPKERLCSAQVFAHVGLDFGGPFLIKASKLRKSPLIKSYIALFVCMSTRAVHIELVSGLTTEAFLLTLKRFISRRGLPQTIFSDNATNFLEAQNQLFDLYNFLKNKETNSSIQEFLASSKIRWKTIPPRSPHHGGLWESAIKSAKYHIYRLLGNLKITFEEFSTVLTQIEAVLNSRPICALFNDPSDFTYLTPGHFLIGRSLTSLLDQKYTSIPENRLSIWQNLSKLQQLFWKRWSTDYLNRLQNRPKWFLPFKNLQPNDLVLVKEDNLPPFYWSLARVMEVFPGKDGRVRIASVKTKDGIFKRTITKLCPLPSEGLC; via the coding sequence ATGTGGAGCGATTCTGAGATAGTTTTGGCGTGGCTCAGATCACATCACTCCAGATGGAATCAATTTGTCGCCAACAGGGTAGCTCAAATTCAAGAAAATTCTTCTCACTCTCATTGGAGACACGTAAAGTCTAAAGACAACCCTGCTGACATCCTCTCCAGAGGAATGATGCCCTCTAACATACTCAACTCCACTCTTTGGTTTCACGGTCCTCAGTTTTTGCAAACATTTGACCTAAATTTGTCTGAATATAGTCCGAAGTTTAATTCTAATAAAttacctgaagaaagaaaagttGTTCTTCACACTCGAAGTGCTCAATTTGATTTCTTTGTCATGCTTTCTGAAAGGTTCTTCAGTTTCACGAAATATGTAAGGACTATAGCTTATGTACTCAGATTTGCTAATAACGTAAGGTCTGGCACTCAAAAATTATCCGGTGCACTTGAAGTATCTGAACTTCAAAATGccgaaatgaaaattataaaattactgCAAAACTCAAGTTTCTCCTCAGAAATCGCTGATCTCAAAGGCAATACGATTATTTCTAATAAGTCTCTCTTACAATTTGCTCCTTTTCTTGATAAAAATGAAATGCTCCGTGTAGGTGGACGTCTTAGGTATTCCGAAGTTACCTTTGATCAAAAATACCCTCCCCTCCACCCCTCGAAAAATCATGTTGTTCGTCTAATTCTCAAAAGAGAACATCTTAGGCTCCATCATGCAGGCCCTCAGAATGCTCTCTCTCAAGTTCGCCTTAGATATTGGCCCTTGAATGGTCCACGTGAGATTAAGAGGATAGTCCACGAATGTCATGTTTGTTTCAAGTTTAATGCCAAACCCTTAGCTCAAATCATGTCTGATTTACCTAAGGAACGCTTATGCTCTGCTCAAGTTTTTGCTCATGTCGGTTTGGATTTTGGTGGTCCCTTTCTAATAAAGGCCTCTAAACTTCGTAAAAGTCCCTTGATAAAGTCATACATAGCTCTATTTGTCTGTATGTCCACGCGTGCGGTTCATATAGAATTAGTCAGTGGGCTTACAACAGAAGCGTTTCTTCTTACTCTCAAGCGCTTTATCAGTCGAAGAGGTCTCCCTCAGACTATATTCTCTGATAACGCGACAAACTTTCTTGAGGCTCAAAATCAGTTATTCGATCTCTATAATTTCTTGAAAAATAAGGAAACTAACTCTTCTATTCAGGAATTTTTAGCCTCCTCTAAAATTCGATGGAAAACAATACCACCTCGCTCTCCTCATCATGGAGGACTCTGGGAGAGCGCTATAAAGAGTGCTAAATATCATATCTATAGATTATTGGGCAATCTCAAAATTACATTTGAGGAATTCAGTACCGTGCTTACCCAAATTGAAGCCGTACTTAATTCTCGGCCCATTTGTGCCCTCTTTAATGATCCCTCCGATTTCACATATCTCACCCCTGGTCACTTCCTAATTGGAAGGTCTCTCACCTCGCTACTTGACCAGAAGTATACATCTATCCCGGAAAATAGACTTAGCATCTGGCAAAATCTCTCTAAGCTCCAGCAACTTTTTTGGAAAAGGTGGTCGACTGATTATCTGAATCGACTTCAAAATCGTCCAAAATGGTTCCTTCCATTCAAAAATTTACAACCCAATGACCTTGTGTTAGTTAAAGAAGATAATCTCCCTCCTTTCTACTGGTCATTGGCACGAGTGATGGAAGTCTTTCCGGGTAAAGATGGCCGAGTGAGAATTGCATCTGTTAAAACTAAGGATGGGATTTTCAAACGCACGATAACAAAATTGTGTCCCCTTCCTAGTGAAGGATTATGTTAA